In the genome of Streptomyces racemochromogenes, one region contains:
- the exaC gene encoding acetaldehyde dehydrogenase ExaC, which yields MARYAAPGTEGALMSYASRYGHFIGGEYVEPASGRYFENPSPVTGRPFTEVARGTAEDVERALDAAHAAAPAWGRTSVTERSTILLRIADRMEQHLEALAVAETWENGKPVRETLAADVPLAIDQFRYFAGALRAQEGALSQLDDDTVAYHFHEPLGVVGQIIPWNFPILMAVWKLAPALAAGNTVVLKPAEQTPASVHYWLSLVADLLPPGVVNVVNGFGEEAGKPLASSPRVAKVAFTGETSTGRLIMQYAAEHLKPVTLELGGKSPNIFFDDIWATDDDLRDKALEGFTMFALNQGEVCTSPSRALIERGRYGDFLDAAVARTELIVPGHPLDTDTMIGAQASEEQLRKILSYVEIGRREGAKVLTGGGRIDHGGDLAGGFYVEPTIFEGDNRMRIFQEEIFGPVVSVTSFHDFDDAIRIANDTAYGLGAGVWSRDINTAYRAGRAIQAGRVWTNCYHAYPAHAAFGGYKQSGIGRETHKMMLEHYQQTKNLLVSYSPKKLGFF from the coding sequence ATGGCCCGTTACGCGGCACCCGGCACCGAGGGCGCGCTGATGTCATACGCGTCCCGCTACGGCCACTTCATCGGCGGGGAGTACGTGGAGCCGGCCAGCGGCCGGTACTTCGAGAACCCCTCCCCCGTCACCGGCCGGCCCTTCACCGAGGTCGCGCGCGGCACGGCGGAGGACGTGGAGCGGGCCCTGGACGCCGCCCACGCGGCGGCCCCGGCCTGGGGCCGCACGTCCGTGACCGAGCGCTCCACGATCCTCCTGCGCATCGCGGACCGGATGGAGCAGCACCTGGAGGCCCTCGCCGTCGCGGAGACCTGGGAGAACGGCAAGCCCGTCCGCGAGACGCTCGCCGCCGACGTGCCGCTCGCCATCGACCAGTTCCGCTACTTCGCGGGGGCGCTGCGCGCCCAGGAGGGGGCGCTCAGCCAGCTCGACGACGACACGGTGGCGTACCACTTCCACGAGCCGCTGGGCGTGGTCGGCCAGATCATCCCGTGGAACTTCCCGATCCTGATGGCCGTGTGGAAGCTGGCCCCGGCGCTGGCGGCGGGCAACACGGTGGTCCTCAAGCCGGCGGAGCAGACCCCGGCCTCGGTGCACTACTGGCTGAGCCTGGTGGCCGACCTGCTGCCGCCGGGCGTCGTGAACGTCGTCAACGGCTTCGGCGAGGAGGCCGGCAAGCCCCTGGCGTCGAGCCCGCGCGTGGCGAAGGTCGCCTTCACCGGGGAGACCTCCACGGGCCGCCTGATCATGCAGTACGCGGCGGAGCACCTGAAGCCGGTGACGCTCGAGCTCGGCGGCAAGAGCCCGAACATCTTCTTCGACGACATCTGGGCGACGGACGACGACCTTCGCGACAAGGCCCTGGAGGGCTTCACGATGTTCGCCCTGAACCAGGGCGAGGTGTGCACGAGCCCGTCGCGCGCGCTCATCGAGCGCGGCCGGTACGGCGACTTCCTCGACGCGGCGGTGGCGCGCACCGAGCTCATCGTCCCGGGCCACCCCCTGGACACGGACACGATGATCGGCGCCCAGGCCTCGGAGGAGCAGCTGCGCAAGATCCTCTCGTACGTGGAGATCGGCCGGCGGGAGGGCGCGAAGGTCCTCACGGGCGGCGGCCGCATCGACCACGGCGGCGACCTGGCGGGCGGCTTCTACGTGGAGCCGACCATCTTCGAGGGCGACAACCGGATGCGGATCTTCCAGGAGGAGATCTTCGGCCCCGTCGTGTCGGTGACCTCCTTCCACGACTTCGACGACGCCATCCGCATAGCCAACGACACGGCCTACGGCCTGGGCGCGGGCGTCTGGAGCCGCGACATCAACACGGCCTACCGCGCGGGCCGCGCCATCCAGGCGGGCCGCGTCTGGACGAACTGCTACCACGCCTACCCCGCACACGCGGCGTTCGGCGGCTACAAGCAGTCGGGCATCGGCCGCGAGACCCACAAGATGATGCTGGAGCACTACCAGCAGACCAAAAACCTCCTAGTCAGCTACTCCCCCAAGAAGCTCGGATTCTTCTAG